A single Lolium perenne isolate Kyuss_39 chromosome 6, Kyuss_2.0, whole genome shotgun sequence DNA region contains:
- the LOC127305896 gene encoding uncharacterized protein translates to MSGGGRRGWSPFDAIRSFPSAPESLMSQIDAAIASTEYARACAHLDPASASSRPPPPSEEREEASSAARAPPPPHDARVADEAYRAACAALGAGRPDAAVRSLRVALASCPPEKAAAVAKVRSMLAIASAQLHRQQHQAQQQQSGRK, encoded by the coding sequence ATGtcgggcggcgggcggcgaggCTGGAGCCCGTTCGACGCGATCCGCAGCTTCCCGTCGGCGCCCGAGTCCCTCATGTCCCAGATCGACGCCGCCATCGCCTCCACCGAGTACGCCCGCGCCTGCGCCCACCTCGACcccgcctccgcctcctcgcgGCCGCCTCCTCCCTCGGAGGAACGGGAGGAGGCGTCCTCCGCCGCGCGGGCTCCTCCTCCCCCTCACGACGCGCGGGTCGCCGACGAGGCGTACCGTGCGGCGTGCGCCGCGCTCGGTGCCGGGCGGCCGGACGCGGCCGTGCGGTCGCTGCGGGTGGCGCTGGCCAGCTGCCCGCCGGAGAAGGCCGCCGCCGTGGCCAAGGTCAGGTCGATGCTGGCCATCGCGTCCGCGCAGCTGCACCGGCAGCAGCACCAGGCTCAACAGCAGCAGAGCGGCAGGAAATGA
- the LOC127305897 gene encoding uncharacterized protein isoform X3, translated as MSFDPREVDMFVQFFHNFRRPTELVAFYNGEVASMELRNATTVCVDYNDVKCHNLEAASLLSFQDLQSSEQLVLEAFNMFLRVDSPVHGNVTSIQFYNHPGRHESLDDFLSTNPPVEAFELPDSITTAVCTPAGRMVLQGFIHCLVEGHAKGNSWGGSFEASHLVIVNLDNCRQECRILEQPTAAGPVNLATMQVDFKKLAQILLPKFRVMLTTRTDTEPAFFEDLGRDMRMLNIPATIPSSVHYNSKFTKFICHRAKRGLNDWRTDARFYELLKKVYDGKLGRAPYGNNGMDLLLFQRHFVVHAGDHLKLSDGNRSIETLEAIDYYLAHHYDQFLSKVVHRLIIDLDIGKLLEKVWENLHPGYHEPTSISVNAELAP; from the exons ATGTCGTTTGATCCGAGGGAGGTGGACATGTTTGTTCAGTTCTTCCACAA CTTCAGGCGTCCGACTGAGCTGGTGGCGTTCTACAATGGCGAGGTAGCCTCCATGGAGTTGAGGAATGCCACCACTGTTTGCGTGGATTACAATGATGTTAAATGTCACAATTTGGAAGCTGCATCACTCCTCTCCTTCCAAGACTTGCAAAG TTCAGAACAGTTGGTTCTAGAGGCTTTCAACATGTTTCTACGGGTAGATAGTCCTGTCCATGGAAATGTAACCAGCATTCAGTTTTACAACCACCCTGGCAG GCACGAGAGTCTGGACGATTTCCTCAGTACGAACCCTCCTGTTGAAGCGTTTGAGCTGCCTGATAGTATCACTACAGCAGTTTGTACTCCGGCGGGGAGGATGGTGTTGCAAGGTTTTATTCACTGCCTTGTCGAAGGCCACGCAAAAGGAAATAGCTGGGGAGGCTCATTCGAGGCCTCTCACCTGGTTATTGTCAATCTTGACAACTGCCGTCAAGAGTGCCGCATCTTGGAACAGCCAACAGCAGCAGGACCTGTAAACCTTGCGACAATGCAAGTGGACTTTAAGAAGCTCGCTCAGATTCTTCTGCCCAAGTTCAGAGTCATGCTAACAACCCGCACAGATACCGAGCCAGCATTCTTCGAGGACCTAGGCCGCGACATGCGCATGCTCAATATTCCAGCGACCATACCTTCTTCAGTTCATTACAACTCCAAATTCACCAAGTTCATATGCC ACAGAGCGAAGCGAGGACTCAATGACTGGAGAACCGACGCAAGGTTCTATGAACTACTGAAGAAAGTGTATGATGGTAAATTGGGTCGAGCACCTTATGGTAATAATGGCATGGACTTGCTCTTGTTCCAGCGTCACTTTGTAGTGCATGCTGGTGATCATCTCAAG CTTTCAGACGGAAACCGCTCGATCGAGACGCTTGAGGCGATAGATTACTATTTGGCACATCATTATGACCAATTCTTGTCGAAGGTGGTACACCGCCTGATCATTGATCTTGATATTGGAAAACT GTTGGAGAAGGTTTGGGAGAATTTGCATCCAGGTTATCATGAGCCTACCTCCATAAGTGTCAACGCAGAATTAGCACCATAA
- the LOC127305897 gene encoding uncharacterized protein isoform X2, with protein sequence MSFDPREVDMFVQFFHNFRRPTELVAFYNGEVASMELRNATTVCVDYNDVKCHNLEAASLLSFQDLQSSEQLVLEAFNMFLRVDSPVHGNVTSIQFYNHPGRHESLDDFLSTNPPVEAFELPDSITTAVCTPAGRMVLQGFIHCLVEGHAKGNSWGGSFEASHLVIVNLDNCRQECRILEQPTAAGPVNLATMQVDFKKLAQILLPKFRVMLTTRTDTEPAFFEDLGRDMRMLNIPATIPSSVHYNSKFTKFICRHMAFLPSLSRSNMIVNLIRVYKVLSVNERNIFTVSVDRAKRGLNDWRTDARFYELLKKVYDGKLGRAPYGNNGMDLLLFQRHFVVHAGDHLKVHISAFQHHGMDGSASFVYSCKIAHYLCTLRSKQIVSVELEILSILLFPCLGQMFQKHQILLG encoded by the exons ATGTCGTTTGATCCGAGGGAGGTGGACATGTTTGTTCAGTTCTTCCACAA CTTCAGGCGTCCGACTGAGCTGGTGGCGTTCTACAATGGCGAGGTAGCCTCCATGGAGTTGAGGAATGCCACCACTGTTTGCGTGGATTACAATGATGTTAAATGTCACAATTTGGAAGCTGCATCACTCCTCTCCTTCCAAGACTTGCAAAG TTCAGAACAGTTGGTTCTAGAGGCTTTCAACATGTTTCTACGGGTAGATAGTCCTGTCCATGGAAATGTAACCAGCATTCAGTTTTACAACCACCCTGGCAG GCACGAGAGTCTGGACGATTTCCTCAGTACGAACCCTCCTGTTGAAGCGTTTGAGCTGCCTGATAGTATCACTACAGCAGTTTGTACTCCGGCGGGGAGGATGGTGTTGCAAGGTTTTATTCACTGCCTTGTCGAAGGCCACGCAAAAGGAAATAGCTGGGGAGGCTCATTCGAGGCCTCTCACCTGGTTATTGTCAATCTTGACAACTGCCGTCAAGAGTGCCGCATCTTGGAACAGCCAACAGCAGCAGGACCTGTAAACCTTGCGACAATGCAAGTGGACTTTAAGAAGCTCGCTCAGATTCTTCTGCCCAAGTTCAGAGTCATGCTAACAACCCGCACAGATACCGAGCCAGCATTCTTCGAGGACCTAGGCCGCGACATGCGCATGCTCAATATTCCAGCGACCATACCTTCTTCAGTTCATTACAACTCCAAATTCACCAAGTTCATATGCCGTCACATGGCTTTTTTGCCCTCTTTGAGCAGATCCAATATGATAGTCAATCTTATCAGGGTCTATAAGGTACTTTCTGTTAACGAAAGGAATATATTTACGGTTTCTGTAGACAGAGCGAAGCGAGGACTCAATGACTGGAGAACCGACGCAAGGTTCTATGAACTACTGAAGAAAGTGTATGATGGTAAATTGGGTCGAGCACCTTATGGTAATAATGGCATGGACTTGCTCTTGTTCCAGCGTCACTTTGTAGTGCATGCTGGTGATCATCTCAAGGTACACATCTCTGCTTTCCAGCATCATGGCATGGACGGTTCGGCTTCATTTGTGTACAGTTGCAAGATTGCCCATTATCTGTGTACACTCAGAAGCAAACAAATTGTTTCTGTAGAACTGGAAATACTGTCAATATTATTATTTCCATGCTTAGGCCAAATGTTCCAAAAGCACCAAATTTTGTTAGGTTGA
- the LOC127309287 gene encoding uncharacterized protein: MESEGKTIKPHTSIEVVCRSQEFAKAPSMGQKYKTTKQAGDYTPDSSQEFAKAPHVGQKYDATTCRPPVLPELGGRYPEHALLATRGYISEQCNTTTAYGVTREGNIIQASFFPAKPPGMSHISVFCPFAGKSPFGCEPTVVFTHDKLILFAVALGPHSGHFSEEGVELFIFQANNKELDRLPKPENYTLSSTNTGLVGSPNGGYVVAALNAELASRSYSLSIFSSENKSSGWRTVCVPRKASADGTCQMAFLPFRQSKVISLTGAYLGWVDLWRGIIVCDVLSPQPELQYLEFPDPVPRNEKFQYECDAGFFRDVCGSPDGSIKFVEMEYIEGNDTAKYNFYFKAERWTASSSTCRLFEKSTLKDTFGIQHITTAESNKLNREEFMKMSMGNPRLNPYHDLMYVMARKRRYDTTGRVVSIDIERKTLDGVTETAYSFTETYGACTFSKYLQIPGSIVEEDLASDYQFVASSLQGSEVGGYVRQGASSCTSQPKPHSATSMYSTLMSAVYNWHTHLGRHNR, translated from the exons ATGGAAAGTGAAGGCAAGACGATCAAGCCCCACACCTCAATCGAGGTTGTCTGCCGTAGCCAAGAATTTGCCAAAGCGCCATCCATGGGGCAGAAATACAAGACAACGAAGCAAGCAGGCGATTATACACCAGACAGCTCCCAAGAATTTGCCAAGGCGCCACATGTGGGGCAAAAATACGACGCCACGACGTGCCGGCCGCCTGTGCTACCGGAGTTGGGCGGCCGCTACCCCGAGCACGCCCTCCTCGCCACGCGGGGGTACATCTCGGAGCAGTGCAACACGACCACCGCCTACGGTGTCACCCGAGAAGGCAACATCATCCAGGCCTCCTTCTTCCCTGCAAAGCCTCCGGGCATGTCGCACATCTCTGTCTTCTGCCCGTTCGCCGGTAAGAGCCCCTTCGGCTGCGAGCCCACAGTCGTTTTTACCCACGACAAACTTATATTGTTTGCCGTCGCCTTGGGCCCGCACAGCGGCCACTTCTCTGAGGAAGGTGTCGAGCTCTTCATCTTCCAGGCCAACAACAAAGAACTAGACAGGCTTCCCAAACCCGAGAATTACACTCTCAGCTCCACAAATACTGGTCTTGTAGGCAGCCCGAACGGTGGCTATGTTGTGGCAGCTCTCAACGCTGAGCTCGCATCTCGGAGCTACAGCCTCTCCATCTTCTCCTCCGAAAACAAGTCCTCTGGCTGGCGTACGGTGTGTGTGCCCCGAAAGGCTTCCGCTGATGGCACTTGCCAAATGGCCTTCCTTCCGTTCAGGCAATCCAAGGTGATCTCGCTAACAGGTGCATACCTGGGCTGGGTCGATCTCTGGAGAGGCATCATAGTATGTGACGTTCTCTCCCCACAACCAGAACTCCAATATCTCGAATTCCCCGATCCGGTGCCTCGCAACGAGAAGTTTCAGTACGAGTGCGACGCTGGATTCTTCAGGGATGTTTGTGGTAGCCCTGACGGTTCAATCAAGTTCGTTGAGATGGAGTACATCGAAGGCAACGACACAGCAAAATACAATTTTTATTTTAAGGCTGAAAGATGGACAGCCTCCAGCTCCACGTGTAGGCTCTTCGAGAAGAGCACGCTCAAGGACACATTCGGAATACAGCATATAACAACTGCAGAGAGTAACAAACTCAACAGAGAAGAGTTCATGAAAATGTCAATGGGCAACCCTAGGTTGAACCCGTATCATGACTTGATGTACGTGATGGCAAGAAAGAGGCGCTACGATACCACTGGCCGTGTAGTTTCCATTGACATCGAAAGGAAGACGCTAGATGGAGTGACGGAGACAGCCTACAGTTTCACAGAGACATACGGCGCCTGCACCTTCTCCAAGTATCTACAAATTCCAG GCTCTATCGTCGAGGAAGACCTGGCAAGTGATTACCAGTTCGTGGCTTCTAGTTTGCAGGGCAGCGAGGTGGGTGGTTATGTTAGACAAGGCGCATCATCATGCACCAGCCAACCGAAACCACATTCAGCTACCAGCATGTACAGCACATTGATGTCAGCAGTTTATAACTGGCACACTCATTTGGGCAGGCATAATCGTTAA
- the LOC127305897 gene encoding uncharacterized protein isoform X1 yields the protein MSFDPREVDMFVQFFHNFRRPTELVAFYNGEVASMELRNATTVCVDYNDVKCHNLEAASLLSFQDLQSSEQLVLEAFNMFLRVDSPVHGNVTSIQFYNHPGRHESLDDFLSTNPPVEAFELPDSITTAVCTPAGRMVLQGFIHCLVEGHAKGNSWGGSFEASHLVIVNLDNCRQECRILEQPTAAGPVNLATMQVDFKKLAQILLPKFRVMLTTRTDTEPAFFEDLGRDMRMLNIPATIPSSVHYNSKFTKFICRHMAFLPSLSRSNMIVNLIRVYKVLSVNERNIFTVSVDRAKRGLNDWRTDARFYELLKKVYDGKLGRAPYGNNGMDLLLFQRHFVVHAGDHLKLSDGNRSIETLEAIDYYLAHHYDQFLSKVVHRLIIDLDIGKLLEKVWENLHPGYHEPTSISVNAELAP from the exons ATGTCGTTTGATCCGAGGGAGGTGGACATGTTTGTTCAGTTCTTCCACAA CTTCAGGCGTCCGACTGAGCTGGTGGCGTTCTACAATGGCGAGGTAGCCTCCATGGAGTTGAGGAATGCCACCACTGTTTGCGTGGATTACAATGATGTTAAATGTCACAATTTGGAAGCTGCATCACTCCTCTCCTTCCAAGACTTGCAAAG TTCAGAACAGTTGGTTCTAGAGGCTTTCAACATGTTTCTACGGGTAGATAGTCCTGTCCATGGAAATGTAACCAGCATTCAGTTTTACAACCACCCTGGCAG GCACGAGAGTCTGGACGATTTCCTCAGTACGAACCCTCCTGTTGAAGCGTTTGAGCTGCCTGATAGTATCACTACAGCAGTTTGTACTCCGGCGGGGAGGATGGTGTTGCAAGGTTTTATTCACTGCCTTGTCGAAGGCCACGCAAAAGGAAATAGCTGGGGAGGCTCATTCGAGGCCTCTCACCTGGTTATTGTCAATCTTGACAACTGCCGTCAAGAGTGCCGCATCTTGGAACAGCCAACAGCAGCAGGACCTGTAAACCTTGCGACAATGCAAGTGGACTTTAAGAAGCTCGCTCAGATTCTTCTGCCCAAGTTCAGAGTCATGCTAACAACCCGCACAGATACCGAGCCAGCATTCTTCGAGGACCTAGGCCGCGACATGCGCATGCTCAATATTCCAGCGACCATACCTTCTTCAGTTCATTACAACTCCAAATTCACCAAGTTCATATGCCGTCACATGGCTTTTTTGCCCTCTTTGAGCAGATCCAATATGATAGTCAATCTTATCAGGGTCTATAAGGTACTTTCTGTTAACGAAAGGAATATATTTACGGTTTCTGTAGACAGAGCGAAGCGAGGACTCAATGACTGGAGAACCGACGCAAGGTTCTATGAACTACTGAAGAAAGTGTATGATGGTAAATTGGGTCGAGCACCTTATGGTAATAATGGCATGGACTTGCTCTTGTTCCAGCGTCACTTTGTAGTGCATGCTGGTGATCATCTCAAG CTTTCAGACGGAAACCGCTCGATCGAGACGCTTGAGGCGATAGATTACTATTTGGCACATCATTATGACCAATTCTTGTCGAAGGTGGTACACCGCCTGATCATTGATCTTGATATTGGAAAACT GTTGGAGAAGGTTTGGGAGAATTTGCATCCAGGTTATCATGAGCCTACCTCCATAAGTGTCAACGCAGAATTAGCACCATAA